In Xanthomonas theicola, a single genomic region encodes these proteins:
- the pstA gene encoding phosphate ABC transporter permease PstA, translating to MAANVAEHLYNRRRVVNLFALLLSCLTALFGLGFLGWILWTLLAKGIAGIGPDLFTRMTPPPGGEGGLANAFFGSAVMCGLALLIGTPLGVAAGTWLAEYGNARKTGQVVRFVNDILLSAPSIVLGLFVYTLYVMQTGGRFSAMAGALALAFIVLPVVVRTTDEMLRLVPGQMREAALSLGIPQWKVTMQVLYRSASAGIVTGVLLALARISGETAPLLFTAFGNQYWNNNVMQPMASVPVVMNSFAGSPYPSWQLLAWSGALVLTAFVLLVSLGARGLLRRYKTSND from the coding sequence ATGGCCGCCAACGTCGCAGAGCACCTGTACAACCGCCGCCGCGTGGTCAACCTCTTCGCGCTGCTGCTGTCCTGCCTCACCGCACTGTTCGGGCTGGGGTTCCTGGGCTGGATCCTGTGGACGCTGCTGGCCAAGGGCATCGCCGGCATCGGTCCGGACCTGTTCACCCGCATGACCCCGCCGCCGGGCGGGGAAGGCGGCCTGGCCAACGCGTTCTTCGGCAGCGCGGTGATGTGCGGCCTGGCGCTGCTGATCGGCACCCCGCTGGGCGTGGCCGCCGGCACCTGGCTGGCCGAATACGGCAATGCGCGCAAGACCGGCCAGGTGGTGCGCTTCGTCAACGACATCCTGCTGTCGGCGCCGTCGATCGTGCTCGGCCTGTTCGTGTACACGCTGTACGTGATGCAGACCGGCGGGCGCTTCTCGGCGATGGCCGGCGCGCTGGCGCTGGCCTTCATCGTGCTGCCGGTGGTGGTGCGCACCACCGACGAGATGCTGCGCCTGGTGCCGGGGCAGATGCGCGAAGCGGCGCTGTCGCTGGGCATCCCGCAATGGAAGGTGACGATGCAGGTGCTGTACCGCAGCGCCTCGGCCGGCATCGTCACCGGCGTGCTGCTGGCGCTGGCGCGGATCAGCGGCGAGACCGCCCCGCTGCTGTTCACCGCGTTCGGCAACCAGTACTGGAACAACAACGTGATGCAACCGATGGCGAGCGTACCGGTGGTGATGAACTCCTTCGCCGGCAGCCCCTACCCGAGCTGGCAGCTGCTGGCCTGGTCCGGCGCGCTGGTGCTCACCGCGTTCGTGCTGCTGGTCAGCCTCGGCGCGCGCGGCCTGCTGCGGCGCTACAAGACCTCCAACGATTGA
- the pstB gene encoding phosphate ABC transporter ATP-binding protein PstB, whose protein sequence is MNDHRNAAAPMHRIAMPIGHTALAPSPVKVAARGLDFHYDKYHALKGIDLEVPEKRVTALIGPSGCGKSTLLRIFNRIYALYPKQEARGEVLLDGEDILSPKYPMNRLRSKVGMVFQKPVPFPMTIFENVAYGIRHHEKLSKADMAGRVEQALRQGALWDEVKDKLGQSALGLSGGQQQRLCIARAVALRPDVLLLDEPTSALDPISTSRIEQLVEELKNDYTIVIVTHNMQQAARVSDYTAFMYLGDLIEHDRTEIIFSQPSKQQTEDYITGRFG, encoded by the coding sequence ATGAACGATCACCGCAACGCCGCCGCACCGATGCATCGCATCGCCATGCCCATCGGGCACACCGCGCTGGCGCCGTCGCCGGTCAAGGTGGCCGCGCGCGGCCTGGATTTCCACTACGACAAGTACCACGCGCTGAAGGGCATCGACCTGGAAGTTCCGGAAAAGCGCGTCACCGCGCTGATCGGCCCGTCCGGCTGCGGCAAGTCGACCCTGCTGCGCATCTTCAACCGCATCTATGCGCTGTATCCCAAGCAGGAGGCGCGCGGCGAAGTGCTGCTGGACGGCGAGGACATCCTCTCGCCGAAGTACCCGATGAACCGCCTGCGCAGCAAGGTCGGCATGGTGTTCCAGAAGCCGGTGCCGTTCCCGATGACCATCTTCGAGAACGTCGCCTACGGCATCCGCCACCACGAGAAGCTGTCCAAGGCCGACATGGCCGGCCGCGTCGAGCAGGCGCTGCGCCAGGGCGCGCTGTGGGACGAGGTCAAGGACAAGCTCGGGCAGAGCGCGCTGGGCCTGTCCGGCGGCCAGCAGCAGCGCCTGTGCATCGCCCGCGCGGTGGCGCTGCGCCCGGACGTACTGCTGCTCGACGAGCCGACCTCGGCATTGGATCCCATCTCCACCAGCCGCATCGAGCAGCTGGTCGAGGAACTGAAGAACGACTACACCATCGTCATCGTCACCCACAACATGCAGCAGGCCGCGCGCGTGTCCGACTACACCGCCTTCATGTATCTGGGCGACCTGATCGAGCACGACCGCACCGAAATCATCTTCTCGCAGCCCAGCAAGCAGCAGACCGAAGACTACATCACCGGCCGCTTCGGCTGA
- the phoU gene encoding phosphate signaling complex protein PhoU, whose amino-acid sequence MNNQPNEHIVKSYDEEQQRLVAEIVRMGETAVAQLEAALDVVERRDDNAALRIVVNDEAIDALEHSISHDVMRLALRGPMARDLREILAGLRIPADIERIGDYAANVAKRSITLNMSPPMPHTLGLRQLGMLAAQQVREALAAYRSGDADAALRIRQGDALLDAQYTALFRELLTYMMEDPRNITPCTHLLFMAKNLERIGDHATNIAENVWFLVHGDQPLPPRDKRDETSTTAGL is encoded by the coding sequence ATGAACAACCAGCCCAATGAACACATCGTGAAGAGCTACGATGAAGAACAACAGCGCCTGGTCGCCGAGATCGTGCGCATGGGCGAGACCGCGGTGGCGCAGTTGGAGGCGGCACTGGACGTGGTCGAGCGCCGCGACGACAACGCCGCGCTGCGCATCGTCGTCAACGACGAGGCGATCGACGCGCTCGAGCATTCGATCAGCCACGACGTGATGCGCCTGGCGCTGCGCGGGCCGATGGCGCGCGACCTGCGCGAGATCCTGGCCGGCCTGCGCATCCCGGCCGACATCGAGCGTATCGGCGACTACGCCGCCAACGTGGCCAAGCGCTCGATCACGCTGAACATGTCGCCGCCGATGCCGCATACGCTGGGCCTGCGCCAGCTGGGCATGCTGGCCGCGCAGCAGGTGCGCGAAGCGCTGGCCGCCTACCGCAGTGGCGATGCCGACGCGGCACTGCGGATCCGCCAGGGCGATGCGCTGCTGGACGCGCAGTACACCGCGCTGTTCCGCGAGCTGTTGACCTACATGATGGAGGATCCGCGCAACATCACCCCGTGCACGCATCTGCTGTTCATGGCCAAGAACCTGGAACGGATCGGCGACCATGCCACCAACATCGCCGAGAACGTATGGTTCTTGGTGCACGGCGACCAGCCGTTGCCGCCGCGCGACAAGCGCGACGAGACCAGCACCACCGCCGGCCTCTAG
- a CDS encoding RcnB family protein → MKRIVGSVLALSLQACGGAFAAGQDDHDRDPHRQRKNQRDDHGPQQARHPDRHDDPRRHQRGKRLAVSERSDHMPDYRRHGLKAPPRGHEWRRIDDPYVPIAVATELITSAIAHSR, encoded by the coding sequence ATGAAGCGCATCGTCGGTTCGGTCCTCGCACTGTCGCTGCAGGCCTGCGGCGGCGCATTCGCCGCCGGCCAGGACGACCACGATCGCGACCCGCACAGGCAGCGCAAGAACCAGCGCGACGACCATGGCCCGCAGCAGGCACGCCATCCCGATCGCCACGACGACCCGCGCCGCCACCAGCGCGGCAAGCGCCTGGCGGTGAGCGAGCGCAGCGACCACATGCCGGACTACCGCAGGCACGGCCTGAAGGCACCGCCGCGTGGCCACGAATGGCGCCGGATCGACGACCCGTACGTGCCGATCGCCGTCGCCACCGAGCTCATTACCAGCGCCATCGCCCACAGCCGCTGA
- a CDS encoding DUF692 domain-containing protein, which yields MAAADCSPQPLAAASAVGLRRRLLPELLQAPPAAFDFLKCAPDNWIGVGGRLGAMLDTRAARHPLSCHGLSLSLGRMAPLDTLLLRQTRQFLERHRAALYSEHLNYSADAGRLYELLPLAFTDAAVRHAGARIAQAQNALGRRIAVENVSYYAAPGQALSEAEFVATVLAEADCDLLLDVNNVCVNAANHGDDALAFLAAIPSARIVWHHVAGHHDDAASALKIDTHGAAVAADVWQLLDAAYRLHGVRPSLLERDSQFPPLPELLHELQRIRDAQARAMPAAQAAAHD from the coding sequence GTGGCGGCGGCCGATTGCTCGCCACAGCCGTTGGCGGCGGCGAGCGCCGTCGGCCTGCGCCGCCGCCTGCTGCCGGAGCTGCTGCAGGCGCCGCCAGCGGCGTTCGACTTTCTGAAGTGCGCGCCGGACAACTGGATCGGCGTCGGCGGCCGCCTGGGCGCGATGCTGGACACGCGGGCCGCGCGCCATCCGCTCAGCTGCCATGGCCTGTCGCTGTCGCTCGGCCGCATGGCGCCGCTGGATACGCTGCTGTTGCGGCAGACCCGGCAGTTCCTGGAACGGCACCGGGCCGCGCTGTACAGCGAACACCTGAACTACAGCGCCGACGCTGGGCGGCTCTACGAATTGCTGCCGTTGGCGTTCACCGACGCGGCGGTGCGCCATGCGGGCGCGCGCATCGCCCAGGCGCAGAATGCGCTGGGCCGGCGCATCGCGGTGGAGAACGTGTCCTACTACGCCGCGCCGGGCCAGGCGCTGAGCGAGGCCGAGTTCGTCGCCACGGTCCTGGCCGAAGCCGACTGCGACCTGCTGCTGGACGTCAACAACGTCTGCGTCAATGCCGCCAACCATGGCGACGATGCCCTGGCCTTCCTCGCCGCGATACCGAGCGCGCGCATCGTCTGGCACCACGTCGCCGGGCATCACGACGATGCCGCCAGCGCGCTGAAGATCGACACCCATGGTGCGGCGGTGGCGGCCGACGTCTGGCAACTGCTCGACGCCGCCTACCGCCTGCACGGCGTGCGCCCGAGCCTGCTGGAACGCGACAGCCAGTTCCCACCGCTGCCCGAGTTGCTGCACGAGCTGCAGCGCATCCGCGACGCGCAGGCGCGGGCCATGCCGGCGGCGCAGGCGGCGGCGCATGACTGA
- a CDS encoding DNA-binding domain-containing protein, with the protein MYRALCFDNIAQLLAAHFLVLRASVGDAAWQALLRAFCAEHRARTPLFPRMGGEFVRFLQQRATDPQRPWLAELAHYETVELEVRIDNAALPPHDARGDLLDGVAQLSPWLRLLRYRWPVQRIGPARRPGEAPPRPTCLLARRDADGQVRFAELAPLAYRLLALLHDARHSRRTLLLRLAAEHGSDAGALLQEGAALLERLREQDSVLGTRRPPDPRSAAHAASCTGTSRRDAGSR; encoded by the coding sequence GTGTACCGCGCGCTGTGCTTCGACAACATCGCGCAGCTGCTCGCCGCGCATTTCCTGGTCTTGCGCGCGAGCGTGGGCGATGCCGCGTGGCAAGCGCTGCTGCGCGCGTTCTGCGCCGAACACCGGGCGCGCACGCCGCTGTTCCCGCGGATGGGCGGCGAGTTCGTGCGCTTCCTGCAACAACGCGCCACCGATCCGCAACGGCCCTGGCTGGCCGAACTGGCGCACTACGAGACGGTGGAGCTGGAGGTACGGATCGACAATGCCGCGCTGCCGCCGCACGATGCCCGCGGCGACCTGCTCGACGGCGTTGCGCAGCTGTCGCCATGGCTGCGCCTGCTGCGCTACCGCTGGCCGGTGCAGCGCATCGGTCCTGCGCGGCGGCCGGGCGAGGCGCCGCCACGGCCGACCTGTCTGCTGGCACGCCGCGACGCCGACGGCCAGGTGCGCTTCGCCGAACTGGCGCCGCTGGCCTACCGACTGCTGGCGCTGCTGCACGATGCCCGGCACAGCCGCCGCACGCTGCTGCTGCGCCTGGCCGCCGAGCACGGCAGCGACGCCGGCGCGCTACTGCAGGAAGGCGCCGCGCTGCTCGAGCGCCTGCGCGAACAAGACAGCGTCCTCGGCACTCGCCGGCCGCCTGACCCGCGCAGCGCGGCGCATGCGGCCAGTTGCACGGGCACCTCCCGTCGCGACGCGGGAAGCCGCTGA
- the rnt gene encoding ribonuclease T, producing MNDPLDSPSQPLAITPMSRRFRGYLPVVVDVETGGFDWNRHALLEIAAVPIEMDDFGRLHPGATTSAHVVPAPGTAIDPKSLEVTGIILDHPFRFAKPEREALDHLFAPVRTAVKKYGCQRAILVGHNAHFDLNFLNATVARCGHKRNPFHPFSVFDTVTLAGIAYGQTVLARAVQAAGFDWNAADAHSAVYDTEQTARLFCRIANAWPAPLIG from the coding sequence ATGAACGATCCCCTCGACAGCCCCTCCCAGCCGCTTGCCATCACCCCGATGTCGCGGCGTTTCCGCGGCTATCTGCCGGTGGTGGTGGACGTGGAGACCGGCGGTTTCGACTGGAACCGGCATGCGCTGCTGGAGATCGCCGCGGTACCGATCGAGATGGACGATTTCGGCCGGCTGCATCCCGGCGCCACTACCAGCGCGCACGTGGTGCCGGCGCCCGGCACCGCCATCGACCCGAAGTCGCTGGAAGTCACCGGCATCATCCTCGACCATCCGTTCCGCTTCGCCAAGCCGGAACGCGAGGCGCTGGACCACCTGTTCGCGCCGGTGCGCACGGCGGTGAAGAAGTACGGCTGTCAGCGCGCGATCCTGGTCGGGCACAACGCCCACTTCGACCTGAACTTCCTCAACGCCACGGTGGCGCGCTGCGGCCACAAGCGCAACCCGTTCCACCCCTTCAGCGTATTCGACACCGTGACCCTGGCCGGCATCGCCTACGGACAGACCGTGCTGGCGCGCGCGGTACAGGCGGCCGGCTTCGACTGGAACGCCGCCGACGCGCACAGCGCGGTCTACGACACCGAGCAGACCGCGCGCCTGTTCTGCAGGATCGCCAACGCCTGGCCGGCGCCGCTGATCGGCTGA
- the gvpU gene encoding gas vesicle accessory protein GvpU, translated as MANRDERQSNSEEIKLSFDGQSVDWYLQKLVTIVNTSAVQFGITLFVEGAIVSGLLVGGKKYFETFAQEFSAAYPGDAEGKESIRQAFASHATIYDAAEDQQATSPPQFVHLIDSRCFSLAGQPVPNNRGVLWRGKINAISGFSLGSLSAEQA; from the coding sequence ATGGCCAATCGAGATGAAAGGCAATCCAACTCGGAAGAGATCAAACTGTCGTTCGACGGCCAGAGCGTCGATTGGTACTTGCAGAAGCTCGTCACGATCGTCAATACCTCGGCCGTGCAGTTCGGCATCACGCTATTCGTCGAAGGGGCCATTGTTTCCGGCCTGCTGGTCGGCGGGAAAAAATATTTCGAAACATTCGCGCAAGAATTTTCCGCCGCCTACCCCGGCGATGCCGAAGGCAAGGAGAGCATTCGCCAAGCCTTTGCCAGCCATGCCACCATCTACGACGCTGCGGAAGACCAGCAAGCCACGTCTCCTCCGCAGTTCGTTCACTTGATCGATTCGCGCTGCTTCTCTCTTGCCGGCCAGCCCGTGCCGAACAACCGCGGCGTGCTTTGGCGCGGCAAGATAAATGCCATTTCAGGCTTCAGCCTGGGATCGCTGTCGGCCGAACAAGCTTAG
- a CDS encoding TolC family protein — protein MRTLSAPSASRSAANTLSARVQSQTQVASAQQSFDAARDVERMYEVRYRSGATDLRTWLDAQQTRN, from the coding sequence ATGCGCACGCTGAGCGCACCGTCGGCATCACGCTCGGCGGCCAACACCTTGTCGGCGCGTGTCCAGTCGCAAACGCAGGTGGCGTCGGCGCAGCAATCCTTCGACGCCGCGCGCGACGTGGAGCGCATGTACGAAGTCCGCTACCGCAGTGGCGCCACCGACCTGCGCACCTGGCTGGACGCGCAGCAGACGCGGAACTGA